In Actinomycetes bacterium, the DNA window CCATCCAGGCCGAGATCGACTCGGCCTGCGAGCTCATCGACTTCTGGCGCTTCAACGTGCACTTCGCCCGGCAGATCCTCGCCGAGCAGCCGATCTCCTCGCCCGGCATCTGGAACCGCACCGACCACCGCCCCCTCGAGGGCTTCGTCTACGCGATCACCCCGTTCAACTTCACCGCGATCGCCGGCAACCTGCCTACGGCGCCCGCGCTCATGGGCAACACCGTCGTATGGAAGCCCGCACCGACCCAGCAGTACGCGGCGCACCTGCTGATGATGCTGCTCGAGGAGGCCGGCCTGCCGCCCGGCGTCATCAACATGGTGACCGGGCACGGCAAGACGGTCTCCGACGTGGCGATGGTCGACCCGGCCCTCGCCGGCATCCACTTCACCGGCTCGACAGCCGTCTTCCAGGGGCTGTGGAAACAGGTCGGCGACAACATCGCGTCCTACCGGACTTACCCGCGCATCGTCGGCGAGACCGGCGGCAAGGACTTCATCGTCGCCCACCCCTCGGCCGACCTCGAGGTGCTGCGCACCGCCATGGTCCGGGGTGCCTTCGAGTACCAGGGCCAGAAGTGCTCCGCCGCCTCGCGGGCCTACGTGCCGCGCAGCCTGTGGTCGAGGCTCCGCGACGACCTCGCGGCGCTCACCGACTCGCTGACGATGGGCGACGTCACCGACCTGTCCAACTTCATGGGCGCCGTCATCGACGACCGGGCGTTCGGCAAGCACAAGGCCGCGCTCGAGCGGGCCAAGGGCGACGACAGCATGACCGTGATCGCCGGCGGCACCTGCGACGACAGCGAGGGCTGGTTCGTCCGGCCCACCGTGCTCGAGTCGACCGACCCGGACAACGAGATCTTCACGGCCGAGTACTTCGGGCCGATCCTCGGCGTCCACGTCTACGACGACGGCGACTACGACGCGATGCTGACCCAGATGGAGTCGGTCGCGGACTATGCGCTGACCGGGTCGATCATCGCGCAGGACCGCGCGGCGGTCGCCGCGGCGAGCGACTTCCTGCGCTTCGCCGCCGGCAACTTCTACGTCAACGACAAGCCGACCGGCGCGGTCGTCGGGCAGCAGCCCTTCGGTGGCGCCCGGGCGAGCGGGACCAACGACAAGGCAGGTGCCCCGCAGAACCTCATGCGCTGGACCAGCTCCCGGTCGATCAAGGAGACCCTCGTCCCGCCCACCGACCACGCCTATCCCCACATGGGCTGAGCGTCCACAGGTTCGTCGCGGGCACCACGCGACGGTGACTAGCCGGAGACCCGGTCCAGCCACGAGGCGCCGACCGCCCCGAAGGGCTCGGTGCCGTCCCAGACGGCGGCCAGCACCTCGTCGGCGGTCCGCCGCGCCAGGTCCACGACCTCGGCCGGGTAGCCGAGGTCTCGCCGGTGCTGCTCGAACTCGTCCTCGTCGTCGAGCAGCAGCGACCCGTCACGCATCAGCACCACGTCGAGGTCGAGATCGACCATCGAGACGCTGGACCCGGACCACTCCGGAACGGTGGTCATGTCGACGTAGGTGTCGATCTGTTGGTGCGCCGACCCGTAGAAGGACGCGGCCCACGGCCGGTCGTGCGGGAAGAGGGTCACCCAGCCGACCTGCGACACGAAGCCGGCGCCCGGCCGCCACAGCCGGGTCCCGACCTCTCCCGCGCCCCACACGCCGTGCTCGTCGACGCCGACGCAGCGCAGCGGGAACTCCCAGTGCCGCCCGCCGCCCCACTTGGTGAAGCGGGCGTCGATCGGCTCACCCTCCGTCGGCACGCGACCAACCCTAGGCAGGGCGCGCCGCACTACCCTCGGCGCGTGGGCGACCAGACCGACGTCAGCAGCGCAGACGGCACCGACCATGACCGGCACTTCGGCGAGGAGGGCGCCCGGCTCACCTACGGGTCGTACCTGCGGGTGGCCGAGCTGCTCGACCAGCAGCACCTCGAGTCCGACCCACCGGCGCACGACGAGCTGCTGTTCATCACCGTGCACCAGGTCTACGAGCTGTGGTTCAAGCAGCTCCTGCACGAGCTGACCGCTGCCCGCGAGGAGATGTTCTCCGGCGACCTGTGGCGGGCCCGCCACCTGCTGGCCAGGGTGGTCGCTATCGAGGACGTCCTGATCCGGCAGGTGGCCGTCCTCGAGACCATGACCCCGCAGGACTTCCTGGTCTTTCGCGACCGGCTTGCGCCCGCGAGCGGCTTCCAGAGCGTGCAGTTCCGCGAGCTGGAGTTCCTGGCCGGCGCCAAGGATCCCGGCTACCTCGACCGCTTCCGCGGCCTGACGGCCGAGGAGCGGGCGCGGCTGCAGCGCCGGCTCGACGAGCCGTCGCTGTGGGAGGCGTTCCTCCACGTCGTACGTCGCGCCGGCCTGCCGGCGGCCACCGACGAGGAGATCACCGCCTCGCTGCTCACCGTGGCCGGCGACCGGGGCACCTACGGCGAGGTGTGGGAGCTCGCCGAGCGCCTCCTGGACCACGACGCCAACGCCGCCCTGTGGCGGTCCCGGCACGTCCTCATGGTCGAGCGCCAGATCGGCACCAAGTCCGGCACCGGCGGCTCCAGCGGCTCGCCCTACCTGCGCGGCCGGCTCGGGCTGCACTACTTCCCCCTGCTCTGGGAGCTGCGCTCCCACCTGTGACGTCGTGACCTCCGGCACCGCCGTGACGGCCCGGCGCTAGGGTCGGGGGACCAGACAGGCAGCGCAAAGGGCGGGCGACGACGACGATGTCGGCGGTACGGCAGGACAGGCAGGCCGAGCGGGTGCTGGCCCTCGAGCACGCCAAGGGGGCGCTGCTCGACCGGGCCCTCGAGCTCGCCGCGGAGCGTCCGGACGTGACGGTCCCGGCCGAGGACCTGGCGGCCTACCTGCACCGCTACTACCGGCACATCGCGCCCGAGGACCTGGTCGGGCGCCGGGTGGAGGACGTCCTGGGCGCCCCGCTGGCCCACCGCGAACTGGCCGCCAGCAGGCCCCAGGGCACCGCCTCCGTCCGGGTACGCACTCCCGAGGACGAGGGGCACTCGGTCGTCGAGGTCGTCAGCGACGACATGCCGTTCCTCGTCGACTCGGTCACCGCGGAGCTCAGCCGGCACGGTCGGGCGATCCACCTGGTGATCCATCCGCAGCTGGTGGTGCGGCGCGACATCGCCGGCACGCTCCTCGAGGTGTGCGACGCCACGTCCCTCGAGGACGCCCGCGACGACTGCACGGACGGCGTCGTCGAGTCGTGGATGCGGGTCGAGATCGACCGCGAGACCGACGACGAGCAGCGTGACCTGCTGGTGGCGGACCTCGAGCGGGTGCTGCGCGACGTCCGCGAGGCGGTCGAGGACTGGCCGCGCATGCAGCGCATCGCCGTCCAGGTCGCCGACGAGGTCGCCGACACCGCGCCGCCCGGCATGTCCGCCCAGGAGGTCGCCGAGACGGGCGAGCTGCTCCGCTGGCTGGCCGACGCGCACTTCACCTTCCTGGGCTACCGGGAGAACGAGCTGGTCGCCCTCGAGGACGGGTCCGGCGACCGGCTGGTCGCCGTCCCGGGCACTGGGCTCGGCATCCTGCGCGCCGACCAGCGCCAGGACGGCGACGCCGGTCGGCTGCCGCCGGAGGTGAGCGCGCACGCGCGCCGCCGCCAGCTGCTCGTGATCACCAAGGCCAACAGCCGCTCCACCGTGCACCGGCCGGCCTACCTCGACTACGTCGCGGTCAAGACGTTCGACGAGGCCGGGGAGGTCGTCGGCGAGCGCCGCTTCCTCGGCCTGTTCACCTCGGCCGCCTACAACGAGAGCATCCAGCGCATCCCGGTGCTGCGCCGCAAGGCCGCCGAGGTGCTCGCCCGGAGCGGCTTCACCGCCAACAGCCACTCCGGCAAGGACCTGCTGCAGATCCTCGAGACCTACCCGCGCGACGAGCTGTTCCAGATCGCCGTCGACGACCTCGAGCAGATCGTGACGAGCGTCCTTCACCTGCAGGAGCGTCGCCAGCTGCGGCTCTTCCTGCGCCGGGACGACTACGGCCGCTTCATGTCCTGCATGGTCTACCTGCCCCGCGACCGCTACACGACGCAGGTGCGGCACGCGATGGAGGAGATCCTGCTCGACGCCTTCCAGGGCACGAGCATCGACTACACCGCGCTGGTGTCCGAGTCGGTCCTCGCCCGGCTGCACTTCGTGGTCCGGACCGAGCCGGGCGCGCGGGTCGCCGAGGTCGACCCGGCCGAGGTCGAGGCCCGCCTGGTCGCCGCGACCCGGTCATGGGACGACGACTTCTTCGACGCGCTGCAGGAGAGCTGCTCCGAGGAGGAGGCGACCCGGCTCGTCGCCACCTACTCCGACGCCTTCCCCGAGGCCTACAAGGAGGACCTCCCGGCCACCGCCGCCGTCGAGGATCTGCACCGGCTCGAGGCCCTCGACGACGACGGCGGCATCGACCTGAACCTCTACGTGCCCGAGGACGCCGCCGAGGGGGAGCGACGGCTCAAGCTCTTCCACGTCGGTGACCCGGTCTCCCTGTCAGTGGTGCTGCCGCGGCTGCAGGAGATGGGCGTCGAGGTCGTCGACGAGCGGCCCTACGAGATCCAGCGGCCGGGCCGCACCCGTGCCTGGGTCTACGACTTCGGGCTGCGTTACCAGCCGTCCGGCGAGCTGCCCGTCGACGACGCCCGGGTCCTGTTCCAGGACGCCTTCGCGGCCGTGTGGTCGGGCAACGCCGAGAGCGACGGCTTCAACGCGTTGGTCCTGCGGGCCGGCCTGACCTGGCGGCAGGCGATGGTTCTGCGGGCCTACGCCAAGTACCTGCGGCAGGGCGGCTCGACGTTCAGCCAGGCCTACATCCAGGAGTGCCTGGTCTCCAACGTGCACATCTCCCGGTTGCTCGTCCGGCTCTTCGAGGCCCGCTTCCACCCGGGTCACCAGGATGCGTCCGAGGACCTCGTCGAGGGCCTGCTCGAGGAGATCCACGGCGCTCTCGACGCCGTGGCGAGCCTCGACCAGGACCGAATCCTGCGCTCGCTGCTCGGCCTGGTGCGGGCCACGTTGCGGACCAGCTACTTCCAGGCCGCCGCCGACGGCTCCCCGAAGCCGTACGTCGCGTTCAAGCTGGACCCGCACAAGGTCCCGGACCTCCCGCAGCCCCGGCCGCGCTACGAGATCTGGGTCTACAGCCCCCGGGTCGAGGGCGTGCACCTGCGCTTCGGTGCGGTCGCCCGCGGCGGGCTGCGCTGGTCCGACCGCCGCGAGGACTTCCGCACCGAGGTGCTCGGGCTGGTCAAGGCCCAGATGGTCAAGAACGCGGTCATCGTGCCGGTGGGCGCCAAGGGCGGGTTCGTGGTGAAGCGGCCGCCGGCCGACCCGACCGACCGTGAGGCGGTCCTCGCCGAGGGCATCGCCTGCTACCGCACGTTCATCAGTGGACTGCTCGACGTGACCGACAACCTGGTCCTGCGTGACGGGCACCGCGAGGTCGTGCCGCCGCCGCAGGTGGTGCGGCACGACGGCGACGACGCCTACCTGGTGGTCGCCGCTGACAAGGGCACCGCGACGTTCTCCGACATCGCCAACCAGGTCGCCCTCGACTACGGCTTCTGGCTCGGCGACGCATTCGCCTCCGGTGGCTCGGTCGGCTACGACCACAAGGTGATGGGCATCACGGCACGCGGGGCCTGGGAGTCGGTCAAGCGCCACTTCCGTGAGCTGGGCGTCGACACCCAGGCCCAGGACTTCACCGTCGTCGGCATCGGCGACATGTCCGGTGACGTGTTCGGCAACGGCATGCTGCTCTCGGAGCACATCCGGCTGGTCGCGGCGTTCGACCACCGGCACGTGTTCCTCGACCCCGACCCCGACGCCGCTGCATCCTTCGCCGAGCGGCGTCGGCTCTTCGACCTGCCGCGCTCCTCCTGGGCTGACTACGACACGTCGTTGATATCGGCCGGCGGTGGCGTGTGGGCGCGCACCGTCAAGTCGGTGCCCATCAGTCCCCAGGTGCGGGAGCGGCTCGGGCTCGACGCGGCCGTCACCAGGCTGTCCCCGCCCGAGCTGCTGAAGGCGGTGCTGGCGGCGCCGGTCGACCTGCTGTGGAACGGCGGCATCGGCACCTACGTGAAGGCGACGCCCGAGTCCCACGCCGACGTCGGCGACAAGGCCAACGACGCGATCCGGGTCAACGGCTCCCAGGTCCGGGCCATGGTGGTGGGCGAGGGCGGCAACCTCGGCCTGACCCAGCTGGGCCGCATCGAGTACAGCCGCGACGGCGCCACGGGGGCGGGTGGCCGCATCAACACCGACGCCATCGACAACAGCGCCGGCGTCGACACGTCCGACCACGAGGTCAACATCAAGATCCTGCTCGACGACGCCGTGCGCGACGGTGCGCTGGACCCGGCGGACCGCCCCGCCGTGCTCTCCGAGATGACCGACGACGTCGCGCGCCACGTCCTCGACAACAACTACGAGCAGAACGTGATGCTCGGTAACGCCCGGGTGCAGGCCGCGGCGATGCTCTCGGTGCACGAGCGCTTCGTCCGGTCCCTCGAGCAGCGCGGCGCGCTCGACCGGGCCCTCGAGTTCCTGCCGCCACGTGATGTCGTCAACGACCGGCTGGCTGCGGGCGAGGGGCTCGCGTCCAGCGAGCTGGCCGTCCTCGCGGCCTATTCCAAGATCACCCTGACCGCCACCGTGCTCGACTCCGACCTGCCCGACGACCCCTGGTTCGTCGGTGCTCTGCGCCGCTACTTCCCGCACCGGATCGTGCGCGACTTCGCCGACCGGCTCGACAGCCACCCGCTGCGCCGCGAGCTCGTGTCCACCTGGGTGGTCAACGACCTGGTCAACCACGCGGGCATGACCTTCGTGTTCCGCGCCCTGGAGGAGACCGGCGCCAGCCCGATCGAGATCGTCAAGGCCTACTCGGTGGTCCGCGAGGTCTTCGACCTCGACGCCTTCTGGGCCGCGGTGCGCGAGCTGGACAACCAGCTGCCGACCGACGTCCAGTCCATGCTCTACCTCGAGGCACGGCGACTGCTCGACCGCTGCACCCGCTGGCTGGTGCAGAGCCGGCGGGCCACCATCGACGTGCGCGGCGAGGTCGAGCACTTCGGGCCCGACGTCGCGGCGCTGGTCGGCCGGGTGCCGGACCTGCTCATCGGGGCCGAGCAGGAGCGGCTGCTGATGCGGACCGACGAGTTCACCGGGCTCGGCGTCCCGGACGACCTGGCCCGCCGCGCGGCCGCCCTGCTCGACACGTTCTCGCTGCTCGACATCGTCGAGATCGCGACGGCCGAGAAGGTGCCGGCCGAGGAGGTCGCCGCGGTCTACTTCGCGATCTCCGAGGGCATCGAGGTCGACCGCATGCTCACCCGCATCACGCTTCTCCCGCGCGACGACCGCTGGACCGCCCTCGCCCGGTCGGCACTGCGCTACGACCTCTACGCCGCGCTCGCCGGCCTCACGTCCAACGTCCTCACCTCCACGTCGTCCGCCGACCAGCCGGCGGTGCGGATCGCCGCCTGGGAGCAGGCCAACAGCGAAGGCGTCGCTCGAGCGCAAGCCACGCTCGGCGAGATCATCGCGACCGACCACTTCGACCTCGCGTCGCTCTCGGTCGCCCTGCGGACGATCCGCACGCTGCTCAGGACCTGACCGCTCCCGCGACTGCCGCGACCGCGCGCGCGGCCTCGCCGTCGGTCAGGTCGGCGCGCGCCGTGAGGCGCAGCCGCGAGACGCCGTCGGGCACCGAAGGCGGCCGGAAGCAGCCGACCCGCACCCCATCCGCGAGCAGGCGCGCCGCCGCGTCCGCCGCCGGGCCCGGGCCGCCCACCAGGACCGACACCACCGCGGCGTCCGGCACGGTCGCCCGCAGACCGGCGGCGAGCAGGTCCGCCGACAGCCCGGTCGCCCGGGAGCGCACCGCCTTGGCGAGGGAGGGCTCGGCCCGCAGCACCTCGAGCGCAGCGCCCGCACCGGCGACGGAGGCCGGCGCGAGCCCGGTGTCGAAGATGAACGGCCGTGCCGTGTTGACCAGGTGCTCGACGACGATGACCGGCCCGAGCACCGCACCGCCCTGCGCGCCGAGCGACTTGCTCAGCGTCACGGTGAGCACCACGTCGGGCTGTCCGGCGAGGCCCGCAGAGTGCGCAGCGCCCCGGCCTTCGTCGCCGACCACGCCCAGGGCGTGCGCCTCGTCCACGACGAGCAGTGCGCCGTGCCGGCGGGCGACGGCGTGCAGCTCGGCGAGCGGCGCCAGACCGCCGTCGACGCTGAACACCGCGTCGGTGACGACCACGGCAGGTCCCGGCGTACGCCGCGCGAGCACCCGCCCGACCGCTGCCACGTCCCGATGGGGCACCACCTCGACCGCCGCCCTCGACAGGCGGCAGGCGTCGACCACCGACGCGTGGTTGAGGGCGTCCGACACCACGAGCGCGCCGGGCCCGGCCAGCGCGGTGAGCGCGCCCAGGTTGGCCAGGTAGCCGGAGGAGAAGACCAGACCGGCCTCGGCGCCGACGAAGCCGGCCAGGTCGGCCTCCAGCCGGGCGTGC includes these proteins:
- the pruA gene encoding L-glutamate gamma-semialdehyde dehydrogenase; protein product: MDAVTQVPAPVNEPVRQYAPGSAERADLEQTLKRMASEPRELTMTIGGEKRFGGGDELDVVQPHNRHHVLGTMRGATHADARAAVDAATAAAPGWRALSFDDRAAILLRAADLLAGPWRSTLNAATMLGQSKTAIQAEIDSACELIDFWRFNVHFARQILAEQPISSPGIWNRTDHRPLEGFVYAITPFNFTAIAGNLPTAPALMGNTVVWKPAPTQQYAAHLLMMLLEEAGLPPGVINMVTGHGKTVSDVAMVDPALAGIHFTGSTAVFQGLWKQVGDNIASYRTYPRIVGETGGKDFIVAHPSADLEVLRTAMVRGAFEYQGQKCSAASRAYVPRSLWSRLRDDLAALTDSLTMGDVTDLSNFMGAVIDDRAFGKHKAALERAKGDDSMTVIAGGTCDDSEGWFVRPTVLESTDPDNEIFTAEYFGPILGVHVYDDGDYDAMLTQMESVADYALTGSIIAQDRAAVAAASDFLRFAAGNFYVNDKPTGAVVGQQPFGGARASGTNDKAGAPQNLMRWTSSRSIKETLVPPTDHAYPHMG
- a CDS encoding DUF402 domain-containing protein, producing the protein MPTEGEPIDARFTKWGGGRHWEFPLRCVGVDEHGVWGAGEVGTRLWRPGAGFVSQVGWVTLFPHDRPWAASFYGSAHQQIDTYVDMTTVPEWSGSSVSMVDLDLDVVLMRDGSLLLDDEDEFEQHRRDLGYPAEVVDLARRTADEVLAAVWDGTEPFGAVGASWLDRVSG
- a CDS encoding tryptophan 2,3-dioxygenase family protein, with amino-acid sequence MGDQTDVSSADGTDHDRHFGEEGARLTYGSYLRVAELLDQQHLESDPPAHDELLFITVHQVYELWFKQLLHELTAAREEMFSGDLWRARHLLARVVAIEDVLIRQVAVLETMTPQDFLVFRDRLAPASGFQSVQFRELEFLAGAKDPGYLDRFRGLTAEERARLQRRLDEPSLWEAFLHVVRRAGLPAATDEEITASLLTVAGDRGTYGEVWELAERLLDHDANAALWRSRHVLMVERQIGTKSGTGGSSGSPYLRGRLGLHYFPLLWELRSHL
- a CDS encoding NAD-glutamate dehydrogenase, with protein sequence MSAVRQDRQAERVLALEHAKGALLDRALELAAERPDVTVPAEDLAAYLHRYYRHIAPEDLVGRRVEDVLGAPLAHRELAASRPQGTASVRVRTPEDEGHSVVEVVSDDMPFLVDSVTAELSRHGRAIHLVIHPQLVVRRDIAGTLLEVCDATSLEDARDDCTDGVVESWMRVEIDRETDDEQRDLLVADLERVLRDVREAVEDWPRMQRIAVQVADEVADTAPPGMSAQEVAETGELLRWLADAHFTFLGYRENELVALEDGSGDRLVAVPGTGLGILRADQRQDGDAGRLPPEVSAHARRRQLLVITKANSRSTVHRPAYLDYVAVKTFDEAGEVVGERRFLGLFTSAAYNESIQRIPVLRRKAAEVLARSGFTANSHSGKDLLQILETYPRDELFQIAVDDLEQIVTSVLHLQERRQLRLFLRRDDYGRFMSCMVYLPRDRYTTQVRHAMEEILLDAFQGTSIDYTALVSESVLARLHFVVRTEPGARVAEVDPAEVEARLVAATRSWDDDFFDALQESCSEEEATRLVATYSDAFPEAYKEDLPATAAVEDLHRLEALDDDGGIDLNLYVPEDAAEGERRLKLFHVGDPVSLSVVLPRLQEMGVEVVDERPYEIQRPGRTRAWVYDFGLRYQPSGELPVDDARVLFQDAFAAVWSGNAESDGFNALVLRAGLTWRQAMVLRAYAKYLRQGGSTFSQAYIQECLVSNVHISRLLVRLFEARFHPGHQDASEDLVEGLLEEIHGALDAVASLDQDRILRSLLGLVRATLRTSYFQAAADGSPKPYVAFKLDPHKVPDLPQPRPRYEIWVYSPRVEGVHLRFGAVARGGLRWSDRREDFRTEVLGLVKAQMVKNAVIVPVGAKGGFVVKRPPADPTDREAVLAEGIACYRTFISGLLDVTDNLVLRDGHREVVPPPQVVRHDGDDAYLVVAADKGTATFSDIANQVALDYGFWLGDAFASGGSVGYDHKVMGITARGAWESVKRHFRELGVDTQAQDFTVVGIGDMSGDVFGNGMLLSEHIRLVAAFDHRHVFLDPDPDAAASFAERRRLFDLPRSSWADYDTSLISAGGGVWARTVKSVPISPQVRERLGLDAAVTRLSPPELLKAVLAAPVDLLWNGGIGTYVKATPESHADVGDKANDAIRVNGSQVRAMVVGEGGNLGLTQLGRIEYSRDGATGAGGRINTDAIDNSAGVDTSDHEVNIKILLDDAVRDGALDPADRPAVLSEMTDDVARHVLDNNYEQNVMLGNARVQAAAMLSVHERFVRSLEQRGALDRALEFLPPRDVVNDRLAAGEGLASSELAVLAAYSKITLTATVLDSDLPDDPWFVGALRRYFPHRIVRDFADRLDSHPLRRELVSTWVVNDLVNHAGMTFVFRALEETGASPIEIVKAYSVVREVFDLDAFWAAVRELDNQLPTDVQSMLYLEARRLLDRCTRWLVQSRRATIDVRGEVEHFGPDVAALVGRVPDLLIGAEQERLLMRTDEFTGLGVPDDLARRAAALLDTFSLLDIVEIATAEKVPAEEVAAVYFAISEGIEVDRMLTRITLLPRDDRWTALARSALRYDLYAALAGLTSNVLTSTSSADQPAVRIAAWEQANSEGVARAQATLGEIIATDHFDLASLSVALRTIRTLLRT
- a CDS encoding 8-amino-7-oxononanoate synthase, with protein sequence MTEPPGLAHLHRLAADRERRGMRRVLRPRSADDEVLDLASNDYLGLARDPRVAGAAAQAARRWGAGSTGSRLVTGSTDLHARLEADLAGFVGAEAGLVFSSGYLANLGALTALAGPGALVVSDALNHASVVDACRLSRAAVEVVPHRDVAAVGRVLARRTPGPAVVVTDAVFSVDGGLAPLAELHAVARRHGALLVVDEAHALGVVGDEGRGAAHSAGLAGQPDVVLTVTLSKSLGAQGGAVLGPVIVVEHLVNTARPFIFDTGLAPASVAGAGAALEVLRAEPSLAKAVRSRATGLSADLLAAGLRATVPDAAVVSVLVGGPGPAADAAARLLADGVRVGCFRPPSVPDGVSRLRLTARADLTDGEAARAVAAVAGAVRS